From Clavelina lepadiformis chromosome 9, kaClaLepa1.1, whole genome shotgun sequence, the proteins below share one genomic window:
- the LOC143470507 gene encoding transmembrane protein 248-like: MASGSLNRVRVFLSSRPPLVVFIFCIGMTTVAFISFAYYVKLNNVRNPDVARDWNTFLYNATQINFCNEPQNYSSLQLNVTHFAHGTQPLYKNVSTKLETTIFMPAKNVDELVSSMSSTIHASLLGFSGFASNLSLFVLFDFYEPLNLRCDNSAGCVKDIVACTNIFAPAFLFPPALQLPACSAQMNRSHTSSIRLIGELPRSDFTSSDCHLLVKINHDEDKKLVVMLNLETRLMVHSHLMVSSYIFIAVIIVVTLLGLLRSGSREHHDKYSHNSLNQM; the protein is encoded by the exons ATGGCGAGTGGTTCCTTAAACAGAGTTCGAGTATTCCTCTCTTCTCGACCCCCCCTagtggtgtttatattttgtattgGAATGACGACGGTAGCTTTTATATCATTTGCATACTACGTGAAACTGAACAACGTGCGAAACCCCGACGTGGCGAGG GATTGGaatacttttctgtacaatgcTACACAAATTAATTTCTGCAACGAGCCGCAAAATTATTCATCTTTACAATTAAATGTCACTCACTTTGCACACGGAACCCAACCATTGTATAAGAATGTGTCGACCAAGCTGGAAACCACCATCTTTATGCCAGCTAAGAATGTGGATGAACTTGTTTCGTCAATGTCATCCACAATACATGCTTCTTTGCTTGGATTTTCAG GCTTCGCAAGTAATCTTTCACTCTTTGTGCtgtttgatttctatgaaCCTTTAAACTTGAGATGCGACAACAGTGCTGGGTGTGTGAAAGACATTGTAGCGTGCACCAACATTTTTGCTCCAGCTTTCTTATTTCCTCCTGCACT ACAACTGCCAGCTTGTTCAGCTCAGATGAACCGAAGTCACACTTCTTCAATCAGGTTGATCGGAGAGCTTCCGAGAAGCGATTTCACATCGAGTGACTGCCATCTACTGGTGAAGATAAATCATGACGAAGACAAGAAATTAGTCGTCATGTTGAATCTG GAGACACGGCTGATGGTCCACTCGCATTTGATGGTGAGTTCTTACATCTTCATCGCCGTTATCATCGTCGTCACTCTCCTCGGATTACTACGTAGCGGTTCACGTGAACATCACGATAAATATTCACATAATTCATTAAATCAGATGTGA